In Halapricum desulfuricans, a single window of DNA contains:
- a CDS encoding ribbon-helix-helix domain-containing protein has product MAQVEINVPEHLEMQIAQLVEQGEFLNREEAIEDLLSTGLKAYKTSGPMDEEEEPGLEDDGMMGHDDEYVF; this is encoded by the coding sequence ATGGCGCAAGTAGAGATCAACGTACCGGAACATCTGGAGATGCAGATCGCCCAGCTCGTCGAGCAAGGCGAGTTCCTCAACCGCGAGGAGGCGATCGAGGATCTGCTCTCGACGGGACTGAAAGCGTACAAGACCAGCGGACCGATGGACGAGGAAGAGGAACCGGGCCTGGAAGACGACGGGATGATGGGTCACGACGACGAGTACGTGTTCTGA
- a CDS encoding UPF0058 family protein produces the protein MHKDELLELHEHMVTIMEYFSEQEHVEQGLFDPYEELDVTPADVHKSKSEHKHAVFVLGNALAKAMSDDEFSDAGRIGKRMKELAEDAESKI, from the coding sequence ATGCACAAAGACGAGCTCTTAGAACTCCACGAGCACATGGTCACGATCATGGAGTACTTCAGCGAGCAGGAGCACGTCGAGCAGGGACTGTTCGATCCCTACGAGGAACTCGACGTCACGCCGGCGGACGTTCACAAGTCCAAAAGCGAGCACAAACACGCCGTGTTCGTCCTCGGAAACGCCCTGGCAAAAGCCATGAGCGACGACGAGTTCTCCGACGCCGGCCGCATCGGCAAGCGCATGAAAGAACTGGCCGAAGACGCCGAATCGAAGATCTAG
- a CDS encoding enoyl-CoA hydratase/isomerase family protein, which yields MTVSIERSDRVVVCSLEDPAGRNALTAETARRLSDAIAGIEDTDARCVLVRGEGDTFCASGDVGAHVGRVRGDIDAAEWRERLEAVGDAVAAVYECPLPTVAAIDGPAFGAGAALALACDLRVASTDGSIGFGFRRFGLAAIAGVSHLLPRVVAPDTALRLLYTGELVGAGRAAELGLFTALYPADGFEDELASLLATLSTGPREALIAAKTLLRTDHGELREGLRAELAVAERLSKGGDFEEGVTAFATEREPQF from the coding sequence GTGACTGTCTCCATCGAGCGATCGGACCGGGTCGTCGTTTGCTCGCTCGAGGACCCGGCCGGGCGCAACGCGCTCACGGCCGAGACCGCGCGACGACTCTCCGACGCGATCGCAGGGATCGAGGACACCGACGCCCGCTGTGTGCTCGTCCGCGGCGAGGGCGACACCTTCTGTGCCAGCGGCGATGTCGGGGCACACGTCGGCCGCGTCCGGGGCGATATCGACGCCGCCGAGTGGCGCGAACGCCTCGAAGCAGTCGGCGACGCTGTCGCCGCCGTCTACGAGTGTCCGCTTCCGACGGTCGCGGCCATCGACGGGCCGGCCTTCGGTGCCGGGGCGGCGCTCGCGCTGGCCTGTGATCTCCGGGTCGCGAGCACCGACGGGTCAATCGGCTTCGGCTTCCGGCGGTTCGGGCTGGCGGCTATCGCCGGCGTCTCACATCTACTCCCGCGGGTCGTCGCCCCCGACACCGCGTTACGGTTGCTGTACACCGGCGAACTCGTCGGGGCCGGGCGGGCGGCCGAACTGGGGCTGTTCACCGCGCTGTATCCCGCCGACGGCTTCGAGGACGAACTCGCCTCGCTGCTGGCGACGCTCTCGACCGGCCCCCGCGAGGCGCTGATCGCGGCGAAGACACTGCTCAGAACCGATCACGGGGAACTACGCGAGGGGTTGAGAGCGGAACTGGCGGTGGCCGAGCGGCTGTCGAAGGGCGGCGATTTCGAGGAGGGAGTCACCGCGTTCGCGACCGAACGAGAGCCGCAGTTCTAG
- a CDS encoding cryptochrome/photolyase family protein — MRIHWHRRDLRVADNRPLVEADADGPVVPVFVFDRDVLEHAGPPRVAFMLDALESLREGYRSRGSDLLIREGDPREVLPELAERFDADAVTWGRDYSGLARERDAEVRRALDEAGVAREAVHDAVCHEPGAIRTNDGDPYSVFTYFGRKWHDREKHPSVDPPDSEQLAEVSDDEPIPTLGELGFEEPEAKIPPASTAEARERLESFCGDDIYRYEEHRDYPAEACTSRLSAHLKFGTIGIREVYEATEAAKQGVEGDRRESVEEFQDQLAWREFYAQVLYFDPEVVTENYKEYEQEIDWQEDEDAIQAWKDGRTGYPIVDAGMRQLREEAYMHNRVRMIVASFLTKDLLVDWRVGYEWFREKLVDHDTANDNGGWQWAASTGTDAQPYFRIFNPMTQGERYDPDAKYIKRYVPELREADPEIIHSWHEASLTQRRSAAPEYPDPIVDHSERREAAIEMFETARGES, encoded by the coding sequence ATGCGCATTCACTGGCATCGACGCGATCTGCGGGTGGCCGACAACCGGCCGCTGGTCGAGGCCGACGCGGACGGCCCGGTCGTCCCGGTCTTCGTCTTCGATCGGGACGTGCTCGAGCATGCCGGCCCGCCCCGCGTCGCGTTCATGCTCGACGCGCTGGAATCGCTCCGGGAGGGCTATCGGTCACGCGGGAGCGACCTGCTGATCCGCGAGGGCGACCCCCGCGAGGTGCTGCCCGAACTCGCCGAGCGCTTCGACGCCGACGCCGTCACGTGGGGCCGGGACTACTCCGGGCTCGCCCGCGAACGGGACGCCGAGGTGCGGCGGGCGCTAGACGAGGCGGGCGTCGCCCGCGAGGCCGTCCACGACGCTGTGTGTCACGAACCCGGCGCGATCCGCACGAACGACGGCGACCCCTACTCGGTGTTCACCTACTTCGGCCGCAAGTGGCACGACCGCGAGAAACACCCGTCGGTCGATCCGCCCGACAGCGAGCAACTGGCCGAGGTCAGCGACGACGAACCGATCCCGACACTGGGTGAACTCGGCTTCGAGGAGCCGGAGGCGAAGATTCCACCGGCGAGCACCGCCGAAGCGCGCGAGCGCCTGGAGTCGTTCTGCGGGGACGATATCTATCGCTACGAGGAGCACCGGGACTACCCCGCCGAGGCGTGTACCTCACGGCTCTCGGCACACCTGAAGTTCGGGACGATCGGGATCCGCGAGGTCTACGAGGCGACCGAGGCGGCGAAACAGGGCGTCGAGGGCGATCGCCGCGAATCGGTCGAGGAGTTCCAGGATCAGCTGGCCTGGCGGGAGTTCTACGCGCAGGTGCTGTATTTCGATCCCGAGGTCGTCACCGAGAACTACAAAGAGTACGAGCAGGAGATCGACTGGCAGGAAGACGAGGACGCCATCCAGGCCTGGAAGGACGGCCGGACGGGCTATCCGATCGTCGACGCGGGGATGCGCCAGTTGCGCGAGGAGGCGTACATGCACAACCGCGTGCGGATGATCGTCGCCTCGTTTCTGACCAAGGATCTGCTGGTCGACTGGCGGGTAGGCTACGAGTGGTTCCGGGAGAAACTCGTCGATCACGACACCGCGAACGACAACGGCGGCTGGCAGTGGGCGGCCTCGACGGGGACCGACGCCCAGCCGTACTTCCGGATCTTCAACCCGATGACCCAGGGCGAGCGATACGACCCCGACGCCAAGTACATCAAACGCTACGTACCAGAGTTACGCGAGGCAGACCCGGAGATCATTCATTCGTGGCACGAGGCGTCGCTCACCCAACGTCGGAGCGCGGCCCCCGAATACCCGGATCCGATCGTCGATCACAGCGAGCGCCGGGAAGCGGCGATCGAGATGTTCGAGACGGCTCGGGGTGAAAGCTAG
- a CDS encoding DUF7313 family protein, translating to MSAPAYQLPGPLGAVDSVLGGAGTVEYLLLGLLLVNVVTRLLAHRSHVSEAGDDAERLSRHPLHVASNVAMILTAFYYTTLDQHAGIVASTLILGLFVTDLFEFEARNAELRRGVDLDAPKGAIGASVLALLYVGYLSLFQFVAPFWSAIV from the coding sequence ATGTCAGCGCCAGCCTACCAACTCCCCGGCCCACTCGGGGCTGTCGACTCCGTTCTCGGCGGAGCGGGGACCGTCGAGTACCTCCTGCTCGGCCTGCTGCTCGTCAACGTCGTCACACGGCTGCTCGCACACCGCAGCCACGTCAGCGAGGCCGGTGACGACGCCGAGCGCCTCTCCCGTCATCCCCTGCACGTCGCCTCGAACGTCGCAATGATACTCACTGCCTTTTACTACACGACGCTCGACCAGCACGCCGGCATCGTCGCCTCGACGCTGATCCTCGGGCTGTTCGTCACCGACCTCTTCGAGTTCGAGGCCCGCAACGCCGAACTCCGCCGCGGCGTCGATCTTGACGCCCCGAAGGGCGCGATCGGGGCCTCCGTGCTCGCGCTGCTGTATGTCGGCTATCTCAGTCTCTTCCAGTTCGTCGCGCCGTTCTGGTCGGCGATCGTCTAG
- a CDS encoding NAD(+)/NADH kinase encodes MSDDLAGAARVHVTGESLETLADAATVSDSESADVVVAVGESALLELARTGCSTPILPVDAGTGVRSVPRERVEAALESVREGRATELELPVLGVTIDGQSRGRALLDVMLVTEEAAHISEFELETPTDRIAQFRADGFVLATAAGTSGYARRLDAPVFGPETRAAAVVPVAAFATSLDQWIVPVPDRGPVLQGRVAREEAGVTLLLDDRDAGRVPPLTSVSIDVVDALRLYRVPESQSCFGGVEGSPREGSPGKSS; translated from the coding sequence ATGAGCGACGACCTGGCAGGCGCGGCCCGCGTCCACGTGACCGGCGAGTCCCTCGAGACGCTCGCGGACGCGGCGACGGTCTCCGACAGCGAGAGCGCGGACGTCGTCGTGGCGGTCGGCGAATCCGCACTGCTGGAACTCGCCCGTACGGGGTGTTCGACGCCGATCCTGCCGGTCGATGCGGGCACCGGCGTCCGGTCGGTGCCGCGCGAACGAGTCGAGGCCGCACTCGAAAGCGTCCGGGAGGGCCGCGCAACCGAACTCGAGCTCCCCGTCCTCGGCGTCACTATCGACGGCCAGTCACGTGGTCGAGCGCTGCTGGACGTGATGCTCGTCACCGAGGAGGCGGCCCACATCTCGGAGTTCGAACTCGAAACCCCTACCGACCGGATCGCACAGTTCCGCGCCGACGGGTTCGTACTCGCCACTGCCGCGGGGACCAGCGGCTACGCCCGGCGGCTCGATGCCCCTGTGTTCGGGCCGGAGACGCGAGCCGCCGCGGTCGTCCCGGTCGCCGCGTTCGCGACCTCGCTTGATCAGTGGATCGTGCCGGTCCCTGATCGCGGTCCGGTACTTCAGGGGCGGGTCGCCCGCGAAGAGGCCGGCGTCACCCTGCTTCTCGACGACCGTGACGCGGGGCGGGTCCCGCCGCTGACGTCGGTTTCGATCGACGTCGTCGATGCGCTCCGGCTCTACCGTGTTCCGGAGAGTCAGTCCTGTTTCGGCGGAGTCGAGGGCTCTCCCCGGGAAGGTTCGCCGGGAAAATCATCTTGA
- a CDS encoding inorganic phosphate transporter, whose amino-acid sequence MSSLVGIVTVALVASLFMSFTVGANSNSAPIAPAVGANALSTLRGALLVGLVAALGAVAQGGSISETIGHGLVTGVTITPLAATATLLTAATLITIGNSRGYPIPSAFTVTGAAIGAGVALGGGFAVGTYAEILGFWFAIPVVEGVLAYGLAWLLLDETVPDTLSIPLLAGGVGYALANVQLSFLPAPHSEQGSIAGVLTRQLDLAATGIGEASTALVGGVIGLLTIVAVYWQLRRDVTTGINRMLVALALVVVFTSGGSQVGLATGPLESVFESSLGLPSLYLLALGGLGILLGGWFRSPRLIQAVAREYASLGPKRSIAAFIPAFLIAQAAIALGYPISFNKVMISSIVGAGLVGGSSSSDGVSAAKTGYTVGAWIASMVGGGAISFALYHALAALPGLG is encoded by the coding sequence ATGTCTTCACTCGTCGGGATCGTCACTGTCGCGCTCGTTGCATCGCTCTTCATGTCATTCACCGTCGGGGCGAACAGCAACTCCGCTCCGATCGCGCCGGCAGTCGGGGCGAACGCGCTGTCCACCTTGCGAGGGGCGCTGCTGGTCGGGCTCGTCGCCGCCCTCGGGGCCGTCGCACAGGGTGGCAGCATCTCGGAAACCATCGGCCACGGGTTGGTGACTGGCGTGACGATCACCCCGCTGGCCGCTACTGCGACGCTTCTCACGGCGGCGACGCTCATCACGATCGGAAACTCCCGCGGGTACCCGATCCCCTCCGCGTTCACGGTGACCGGTGCGGCGATCGGGGCGGGCGTCGCGCTCGGCGGCGGCTTTGCGGTCGGGACGTACGCCGAGATTCTGGGGTTCTGGTTCGCGATTCCGGTCGTCGAGGGCGTCCTCGCGTACGGTCTCGCGTGGCTGTTGCTGGACGAGACGGTCCCGGACACGCTGAGTATCCCGCTGCTCGCCGGCGGCGTCGGTTACGCACTTGCCAACGTCCAGCTATCGTTCCTCCCGGCCCCACACAGCGAACAGGGCTCGATCGCGGGCGTCCTCACCCGTCAACTCGACCTCGCGGCGACAGGGATCGGCGAGGCCAGCACTGCACTCGTCGGGGGCGTGATCGGCCTGCTCACGATTGTCGCGGTCTACTGGCAGCTTCGGCGTGACGTGACGACCGGGATCAACCGGATGCTGGTGGCGCTCGCTCTCGTCGTCGTGTTCACCAGCGGCGGGTCACAGGTCGGACTCGCCACCGGACCGCTGGAGTCCGTCTTCGAATCGTCGCTCGGTCTCCCGTCACTGTATCTGCTCGCACTCGGGGGACTCGGCATTCTCCTCGGTGGCTGGTTCCGGTCGCCGCGCCTCATTCAGGCCGTGGCCCGCGAGTACGCGTCGCTCGGGCCGAAGCGATCGATCGCCGCGTTCATTCCCGCGTTTCTCATCGCCCAGGCCGCGATCGCCCTCGGCTATCCCATCTCGTTCAACAAGGTGATGATATCCAGCATCGTCGGGGCCGGGCTCGTCGGCGGCTCGTCGAGTTCAGACGGGGTGTCCGCCGCGAAGACGGGATACACGGTCGGGGCGTGGATCGCCTCGATGGTCGGCGGCGGCGCGATCAGCTTCGCGCTCTACCACGCGCTGGCTGCACTCCCCGGGCTGGGGTAG
- the menE gene encoding o-succinylbenzoate--CoA ligase, whose product MTDRWPRYDLLTHRVKTTPDRTALIDADTGREWTARELDDAVDELAAALESVGVSLGTRVGLLLSTRPAFVRVAHAVSRLGGVLVPLNVEKPTDALAAQAERADLDVLICGTETAGTARELDVGTPVSVDRPDDTAGTGEVRELPDADPEGFVPIGRDPDSLAVIMFTSGTTGEPKGVRLTRRNLLASAEASAYRLGVAPGDRWLCCLPMYHMGGLAPIVRTALYGTTLVVQRAFDATETAAVLERFDVSGVSLVPTMLQRLLDSGWEPPAALNAVLLGGAPADESLIERAIGRDVPVSPTYGTTETASQIATARPEQAAENPGSVGQPLVNTTVRIHSDGEPADPGETGELVVSGPTVTPGYLAEERTAEAFDEAGLHTGDLGYRDVDGRLWIAGRRDDRIVSGGENVDPERVAAAIREHPAVEDAAVVGLDDPEWGQRVAALVVGGIDPGAVETHCRDRLAAFEVPKTIAVADELPRTASGTVDREAVEALLSDEQ is encoded by the coding sequence ATGACCGACCGCTGGCCCCGCTACGATCTGCTAACCCACCGGGTGAAGACGACGCCCGACCGGACCGCGCTGATCGACGCCGACACCGGCCGAGAGTGGACCGCTCGCGAACTCGACGACGCGGTCGACGAACTCGCGGCCGCGCTCGAGTCGGTCGGCGTCTCGCTGGGGACGCGCGTCGGACTGTTGCTCTCGACCCGTCCCGCGTTCGTCCGGGTCGCCCACGCCGTCTCCCGGCTCGGCGGCGTGCTCGTCCCGCTGAACGTCGAGAAACCGACCGACGCGCTGGCCGCCCAGGCCGAACGAGCCGATCTGGACGTACTTATCTGCGGGACCGAAACCGCCGGAACAGCCCGCGAACTCGACGTTGGGACGCCGGTCTCGGTCGACCGACCTGACGACACAGCCGGGACCGGCGAGGTCCGAGAACTTCCCGACGCCGATCCCGAGGGATTCGTCCCCATCGGCCGCGATCCCGACTCCCTCGCGGTGATTATGTTCACGTCGGGGACGACGGGCGAGCCGAAAGGCGTCAGGCTGACCCGCCGGAACCTGCTGGCCAGCGCCGAGGCCTCGGCCTACCGACTCGGCGTCGCGCCCGGAGACCGGTGGCTGTGCTGTCTCCCGATGTACCACATGGGCGGGCTCGCGCCGATCGTCCGGACCGCGCTGTACGGGACGACGCTGGTCGTCCAGCGGGCGTTCGACGCGACCGAGACGGCCGCCGTCCTCGAACGGTTCGACGTCTCGGGCGTCTCGCTCGTGCCGACGATGCTCCAGCGGTTGCTCGATTCGGGGTGGGAGCCGCCGGCCGCCCTCAATGCGGTACTGCTCGGGGGCGCACCGGCCGACGAATCGCTGATCGAGCGCGCCATCGGCCGAGACGTTCCCGTCTCCCCGACCTACGGGACCACCGAGACGGCCTCTCAGATCGCCACCGCGCGCCCCGAGCAGGCGGCCGAGAACCCGGGGTCGGTCGGCCAGCCGCTGGTCAACACGACCGTCCGGATCCACTCGGACGGCGAACCGGCCGATCCGGGCGAGACCGGCGAACTCGTCGTCTCGGGGCCGACGGTGACGCCGGGCTACCTTGCGGAGGAGCGGACCGCCGAGGCGTTCGACGAGGCCGGTCTGCACACCGGCGATCTCGGATACAGAGACGTCGACGGACGACTCTGGATCGCGGGTCGACGCGACGACCGGATCGTCTCCGGCGGCGAGAACGTCGATCCCGAGAGGGTGGCGGCGGCAATCCGCGAACACCCGGCCGTTGAGGACGCCGCGGTCGTCGGGCTCGACGATCCGGAGTGGGGCCAGCGCGTCGCCGCGCTGGTCGTCGGTGGCATTGATCCCGGGGCGGTCGAGACCCACTGCCGGGACCGACTGGCCGCCTTCGAGGTGCCGAAGACGATCGCCGTCGCCGACGAACTGCCCCGGACCGCCTCCGGGACGGTCGACCGCGAGGCGGTCGAAGCGCTTCTCTCCGACGAACAGTGA
- a CDS encoding mandelate racemase/muconate lactonizing enzyme family protein encodes MRIDPFTLELADPLVTAAGTIDAREGFTVAYRHRGQRGVGEATPLPGWTESLEACREALHRAAAAADENASDSDGSGHGPALLELDAAETPAARHGFATALLDADARADGVPLYRWFDADVGTVSSVPVNATIGDAPVEKTVEAAEAAVADGFEALKCKVGARSVAEDARRLRAVREAVGEGVELRADANAAYDRETAREALEAFASAGVSYVEQPLAADDLAGHRELREMGVDIALDESLVEHDPQAILDADAADVLILKPMVLGGPDSAHALATRARERGIEPVVTTTIDGLIARTAAVHVAAAIPDVRACGLATADRLAEDLAPDPCPVADGTIAVPQSPGLGREVTL; translated from the coding sequence ATGAGGATCGACCCGTTCACGCTCGAGCTGGCCGACCCGCTCGTGACGGCCGCAGGGACGATCGACGCCCGCGAGGGATTCACCGTCGCTTACCGCCACCGCGGTCAGCGGGGCGTCGGCGAGGCGACGCCGTTACCCGGCTGGACAGAGTCGCTCGAGGCGTGTCGCGAGGCACTCCACCGCGCGGCCGCGGCCGCCGACGAGAACGCCAGTGACAGCGACGGTTCGGGCCACGGGCCAGCACTCCTCGAACTGGACGCCGCCGAGACGCCCGCCGCGCGCCACGGCTTCGCGACGGCACTGCTCGACGCCGACGCCCGCGCCGACGGCGTCCCCCTCTATCGGTGGTTCGACGCCGACGTGGGGACGGTCTCGTCGGTGCCGGTCAACGCCACGATCGGCGACGCGCCGGTCGAAAAGACCGTCGAAGCCGCCGAGGCGGCGGTCGCGGACGGTTTCGAGGCACTGAAATGCAAGGTCGGCGCGCGATCGGTCGCCGAGGACGCTCGGCGACTCCGGGCCGTCCGCGAGGCCGTCGGCGAGGGCGTCGAACTGCGGGCGGATGCCAACGCCGCCTACGACCGCGAGACGGCCCGCGAGGCCCTCGAAGCGTTCGCGAGCGCGGGCGTCTCCTACGTCGAACAGCCGCTGGCCGCCGACGACCTCGCAGGTCACCGCGAGTTGCGAGAGATGGGCGTCGATATCGCGCTGGACGAGAGCCTCGTCGAGCACGATCCGCAGGCGATTCTGGACGCAGACGCCGCAGACGTGCTGATCCTCAAGCCGATGGTCCTCGGCGGGCCGGACAGCGCCCACGCGCTGGCGACTCGCGCCCGCGAGCGCGGGATCGAACCGGTCGTGACCACCACTATCGACGGCCTCATCGCCCGGACCGCCGCCGTCCACGTCGCCGCCGCGATCCCCGACGTGCGGGCCTGCGGGCTGGCGACGGCCGACCGGCTGGCCGAGGATCTCGCTCCCGACCCGTGTCCGGTCGCAGACGGGACGATCGCTGTCCCGCAATCGCCGGGTCTCGGCAGGGAGGTGACGCTATGA
- a CDS encoding 1,4-dihydroxy-2-naphthoate polyprenyltransferase, giving the protein MSTADVSRRKAWLMAARPQTLPAGTAPIVVGVGLAVHAGVLALLPALAALVGALLIQIGTNFANDYYDAVKGADTEDREGFTRVTAGGLIEPERVKQAMIATYGLAVLVGVYLVAIGGVPILVVGLSSIVAGVLYTGGPYPYGYRGLGDLFVFVYFGVIAVTGTYYVQAVANMAGVGLFPLGLPAGSVPVDAVVASLAAAALSTCVLVVNNIRDIETDRETGKRTLAVILGYRGARAEYVLLMGMAYTVPVIFALEPEYGLPALAPLLSLPLAARVTRTVLTETSGEALNPALERTGQTMIAHALLFAVGLAV; this is encoded by the coding sequence ATGAGTACCGCAGACGTCTCCCGGCGGAAGGCTTGGCTGATGGCCGCCCGGCCACAGACGCTGCCCGCCGGCACCGCGCCGATCGTCGTGGGCGTCGGGCTGGCGGTCCACGCCGGCGTCCTCGCACTTCTGCCCGCGCTGGCTGCGCTTGTCGGCGCGCTACTGATCCAGATCGGGACCAACTTCGCCAACGACTACTACGACGCCGTCAAAGGGGCAGACACCGAGGACCGCGAGGGGTTCACCCGCGTCACCGCCGGCGGGCTGATCGAACCCGAGCGCGTCAAGCAGGCGATGATCGCCACCTACGGGTTGGCCGTCCTCGTCGGCGTCTACCTGGTCGCGATCGGCGGCGTGCCGATCCTCGTCGTCGGCCTTTCTTCGATCGTCGCCGGAGTGCTGTACACCGGCGGCCCCTACCCCTACGGCTACCGCGGGCTGGGCGATCTGTTCGTGTTCGTCTACTTCGGCGTCATCGCCGTCACGGGTACCTACTACGTCCAGGCTGTCGCGAACATGGCCGGTGTGGGGCTGTTCCCGCTGGGGCTGCCCGCCGGGAGCGTCCCCGTCGACGCCGTCGTCGCGAGCCTCGCGGCGGCCGCACTCTCGACGTGCGTGCTCGTCGTCAACAACATCCGCGACATCGAGACCGACCGCGAGACCGGCAAGCGGACGCTGGCGGTCATCCTGGGCTATCGCGGCGCGCGCGCCGAGTACGTCCTGCTGATGGGGATGGCCTACACCGTCCCGGTGATCTTCGCACTCGAGCCCGAATACGGTCTGCCCGCGCTGGCACCGTTGCTGTCGCTGCCGCTCGCGGCCCGCGTGACGAGGACGGTCCTGACAGAGACGAGCGGCGAGGCGCTCAATCCGGCGCTTGAACGCACCGGCCAGACGATGATCGCACACGCACTGCTGTTCGCCGTGGGGCTGGCAGTATGA
- a CDS encoding 1,4-dihydroxy-2-naphthoyl-CoA synthase: MVSEIFDPDRWESIDRFDFSDITYHRAHEVGAVRIAFDRPEVRNAFRPETVDELSTALDHAKRQTDVGTVLLTGNGPSPKDGGWAFCAGGDQSIRGDSGYEYSKSPRDSAADEEETGPQVGDGPDNPNAPENVGRLHILEVQRQIRHIPKPVVAVVPGWAVGGGHSLHVVCDMTLASAEHAKFLQTDPDVASFDSGFGSAYLAKQIGQKKAREVFFLGKTYSAEEAEEMGMVNEVVPHEQLEETALEWAETMTGKSPTAMRMLKYGFNLTDDGLVGQQVFAGEATRLAYMTDEAREGRDAFNEGREPDFEDFPWHY; this comes from the coding sequence ATGGTCTCTGAGATCTTCGATCCCGACCGCTGGGAGTCGATCGATCGGTTCGACTTCTCGGACATCACGTACCACCGCGCCCACGAGGTCGGCGCGGTCCGGATCGCCTTCGACCGCCCCGAGGTGCGCAACGCCTTCCGCCCGGAGACGGTCGACGAGCTCTCGACCGCCCTCGATCACGCCAAGCGCCAGACCGACGTCGGCACCGTTTTGCTGACCGGCAACGGCCCCTCCCCGAAGGACGGCGGCTGGGCGTTCTGTGCCGGCGGCGACCAGTCGATCCGCGGCGATTCCGGGTACGAATACAGCAAGTCGCCGCGGGACTCGGCCGCGGACGAGGAGGAAACCGGCCCGCAAGTGGGCGACGGGCCGGACAACCCCAACGCGCCCGAGAACGTCGGTCGCCTACACATCCTGGAGGTGCAACGGCAGATCCGTCACATCCCCAAGCCCGTAGTGGCGGTCGTCCCCGGCTGGGCGGTCGGCGGCGGCCACTCGCTGCACGTCGTCTGTGACATGACGCTTGCGAGCGCCGAGCACGCCAAGTTCCTCCAGACCGACCCCGACGTGGCGTCGTTCGACTCCGGCTTCGGGTCGGCGTATCTCGCCAAGCAGATCGGCCAGAAGAAGGCCCGCGAGGTGTTCTTCCTCGGGAAGACCTACTCCGCCGAGGAGGCCGAAGAGATGGGCATGGTCAATGAGGTGGTACCCCACGAGCAACTGGAGGAGACGGCCCTCGAGTGGGCCGAGACGATGACGGGCAAGTCCCCGACGGCGATGCGGATGCTCAAATACGGGTTCAACCTCACCGACGACGGGCTGGTCGGCCAGCAGGTCTTCGCCGGCGAGGCGACACGGCTCGCGTACATGACCGACGAGGCCAGGGAAGGCCGGGACGCCTTCAACGAGGGGCGGGAACCCGACTTCGAGGACTTTCCCTGGCACTACTGA
- a CDS encoding J domain-containing protein has protein sequence MAETFYDVLGVDPEADESAIDDAFRERIKDVHPDVSDDPEAGQRSRRLIEARAVLTDESERARYDRLGHDQYVRQTDTDAGWTTDTASRSPSDTATTWADDSETTGDSGSTWAGRGRWRHRRRGQGRRNRRAREARGGPGAGAAESGSETATRGKATGDGTGDAATGDDRVGTRTGGPGTAEGGGGVGTSGNVGGPVGWATGGGYAVREESTRDGFDRSRLFPPTQSVVLLVAAFFSYPGLVFSSVFPAFSPIVNVIVAACTLALIVYLASMPEVGIYVFGGWTVLGTFVLLASTVDPLSIVGLVVLGATWLPLGLTVLTYWALRW, from the coding sequence ATGGCAGAGACGTTCTACGACGTGCTCGGGGTGGATCCGGAGGCCGACGAGTCGGCCATCGACGACGCCTTCCGCGAACGGATCAAGGACGTCCATCCGGACGTCAGCGACGATCCCGAGGCCGGACAGCGCTCTCGGCGGTTGATCGAGGCCAGAGCGGTGCTCACCGACGAGTCGGAACGCGCTCGCTACGACCGGCTCGGCCACGACCAGTACGTCCGCCAGACCGACACCGACGCGGGCTGGACGACCGACACCGCGTCGCGGTCGCCGTCGGACACGGCGACGACGTGGGCCGACGACAGCGAGACGACGGGGGACAGCGGCTCCACCTGGGCCGGACGTGGGAGATGGCGACACAGGCGGCGAGGGCAGGGTCGCCGGAATCGACGCGCACGCGAGGCGCGCGGCGGTCCCGGAGCGGGAGCCGCGGAGTCCGGTAGCGAGACCGCGACTAGAGGCAAAGCCACTGGAGACGGGACGGGCGACGCGGCAACCGGCGACGACCGAGTCGGAACGCGGACGGGCGGTCCGGGCACTGCCGAAGGTGGCGGAGGTGTCGGCACGTCGGGAAACGTCGGCGGGCCGGTCGGGTGGGCCACGGGCGGCGGCTACGCCGTTCGCGAGGAGTCGACACGGGACGGCTTCGACCGGAGCCGGCTGTTCCCGCCGACCCAGTCGGTCGTGTTGCTCGTCGCCGCCTTCTTCTCGTATCCGGGACTGGTCTTCAGCAGCGTCTTCCCCGCGTTCTCACCGATAGTCAACGTCATCGTCGCGGCGTGTACGCTGGCGCTGATCGTCTATCTCGCGTCGATGCCCGAGGTCGGTATCTACGTCTTCGGCGGCTGGACGGTGCTGGGAACGTTCGTCCTCCTCGCGAGCACGGTCGATCCGCTCTCGATCGTCGGACTGGTCGTCCTCGGGGCGACGTGGCTGCCGCTCGGCCTGACGGTGCTGACCTACTGGGCGCTGCGCTGGTAG